The genomic interval GATTCGGCCGCGCCGATGTCAATCACGCGGGCAGGACGCGGAATCAATCTGCCTGCGTCGTTCTCGCATCACTCAGCGGCGGCGCGCCGCCGCGAGCACTGCCGCTTGATCGATGTGCAACAGATCGCCGATGCGATCAATCGACAGGTCGGCGGACGGAAAGGTCCGCAACACCTCCGGATCGGTCGCATAATGGCCCTGACGTGGAAACACCGTCGTGACCCGTTCTCCCCAATAGGCCTTCACGGCTGTGAGAATGCGCAGTTTGTCGTCGACCAGCACATAGTGGTCGGCCGGATACCGTTGCTCGACATCGTCCAGTTCTTTCTCTTTGTGAATATAGATCAGGACATGGCCTTCCACCGCCTCATACAGGCCGGAGCGATCGATCTTGCGAGGCTGGAACACCACGTCGCCGTCCGACAGGATGACGGGGTTGCTCCACTCAGCCGTCTGCCGCACCACCTCGCAGGCCTGCGGAAACAACCGTTCGGCGAACGGATAGTTCAGCAGAAACCGCGAGAGCGTGAGCAGATGTGGGTCGCGCGGATAGACCTGTCGATACCGCTGCAAGGCGCCGAGATAGTCGACGTACCCTAGCTGCGCTCGCAATTCCTCGAAGATCGCCCAGTACTGCCGTTCTCCCCTGGTGCCGATTTCTTCATCCAGGTGCCGAGTGAGGTCGGCGGCGATCCGGTCATTGTCCAGCAACGTATTGTCGACATCGAACAGTACGACCACGGTGGGTTCAGCC from Nitrospira sp. carries:
- a CDS encoding HAD family hydrolase — its product is MAEPTVVVLFDVDNTLLDNDRIAADLTRHLDEEIGTRGERQYWAIFEELRAQLGYVDYLGALQRYRQVYPRDPHLLTLSRFLLNYPFAERLFPQACEVVRQTAEWSNPVILSDGDVVFQPRKIDRSGLYEAVEGHVLIYIHKEKELDDVEQRYPADHYVLVDDKLRILTAVKAYWGERVTTVFPRQGHYATDPEVLRTFPSADLSIDRIGDLLHIDQAAVLAAARRR